A region from the Chanodichthys erythropterus isolate Z2021 chromosome 5, ASM2448905v1, whole genome shotgun sequence genome encodes:
- the sfr1 gene encoding swi5-dependent recombination DNA repair protein 1 homolog, producing MESTPIKVTPANVNETTPNAAQSSSSRSSATKSMSASLREKLKRARHSFRSPLSVVKRLKIEDDTQPQTSQPGDSKHSMIDERETDTDVNRNDMKQQRDSSHHTAETDSIQQCEELRKAVKERSETLRRLKMAKMYRKKNDLTQLQRLIDKWRSCAQSVLCELQSELPTEGKQASLSELIDNFGLDDKILHFDRTEEDFTDS from the exons ATGGAGTCAACTCCGATAAAAGTGACACCAGCTAACGTTAATGAAACTACACCGAATGCAGCCCAGTCTTCTTCAAGTAGGTCCAGTGCAACCAAG TCCATGAGTGCCTCACTGAGGGAAAAGTTAAAAAGAGCACGACACTCATTCAGATCCCCCCTCAGTGTGGTTAAACGCCTTAAAATTGAAGATGACACTCAACCACAGACTTCACAACCGGGAGACTCAAAGCACAGCATGATTGACGAAAGAGAGACTGATACTGATGTCAATCGGAATGATATGAAGCAGCAAAGAGACTCTTCACATCACACAGCTGAGACTGACTCGATTCAGCAATGTGAAGAGCTAAGAAAAGCAGTGAAGGAGAGATCAGAAACCTTGAGAAGATTAAAGATGGCCAAGATGTATAGAAAAAAG AATGACCTGACCCAGCTGCAGAGGCTCATAGACAAATGGAGATCCTGTGCTCAGTCTGTGCTGTGTGAATTACAGAGTGAATTACCCACAGAGGGAAAACAAGCTAGTCTTTCTGAGCTTATAGACAATTTTGGGTTAGATGACAAAATACTGCACTTTGATAGAACAGAGGAAGACTTCACAGACTCCTGA
- the col17a1b gene encoding LOW QUALITY PROTEIN: collagen alpha-1(XVII) chain (The sequence of the model RefSeq protein was modified relative to this genomic sequence to represent the inferred CDS: substituted 2 bases at 2 genomic stop codons) has protein sequence MDDLRQQREYSGGSSGDRGISETVSTTRITALPPRGFSASANKGLLSTSGSPSLEKNILTQNNSSSYFSSSSVSASAGGLGSGSREYLLEESSVSKGKKAGGASGVFESVSGSGSGSGLRVRSSSTDGMRRAQDSPSFLERKSKITHSRRYDGSSSESSSPEMTRKDYSSTRGRSQSRETEIRTRLQSASPSTRWTELDDVKKLLKGSRSASVSPTRSLSSSPLPIPRKATTLDTKISTKQVEQYDTTLLDADLASYTWNTSTLPSTVSTGAAYDFHSNTNNMSNGASLVSSTSPSSLSVYGFHNNLAPAPVPVSAVLTSSGVNTHSGYGVQKNYSTSPNSTLAVSTGVSTAGYGVQKNYSSSPNCTLAVSTSVSAAGVCYNHSVKDLXLLXFSKDVSNLGPGTRTLNENVSKRYLTREKENIPLKRETDELILTKDSGKQFTNSAPNGAAGSYSDVSLKKETMMTSYSESSPVKSSSGAHYGATSVSTKDKATHADIYKDEDDCKCGGGLCGCGPKCCSWWKWLLGFLLSLLLLLGLLFGLISLSDEVKKLKSRVSALEGIPSSTNARTSRLSVSIDDIDRYKEAGSKAAYVNSLDSAVYSDNSVLQRDVQQILKAEMQSEAMKAFLASSVKAERGLPGPKGDTGSPGTRGDNGFPGLPGPPGMPGHPGREGQKGDKGSAGEHGAEGPPGFRGRDGQPGARGEPGPPGAGEKGERGIPGSPGQVGPPGPKGASGLHGEQGPQGFRGEPGLAGPKGDRGAPGPPGSKGDHGDRGDNGLPGIPGAAGRQGPAGEKGSKGAAGTHGADGEKGQRGEPGSIGLPGIRGPPGPPGDAGQPGTPGIQGPPGLPGNPGQPGAKGETGEAGRVINAAGSSSVAIPGPPGIPGPPGPPGPPGISGPTGPAGHPGQPGLKGNKGDQGEPGIVVNTGETLVATRSERQYGAANGAVTGPPGPPGPPGPPGRPGDSRAGPPGEPGSPGYGRPGPKGDKGDPGNFVPNSGTFFAGPPGPPGPTGPKGATGAQGPRGYQGEPGQPGLPGSPGRVMSEYGVGQGPPGPPGPPGPPGREGRKGDPGVPGLTYQGESRVAVGPQGRPGPPGPPGPPGAPGHSSGSHSASDYRHYIMEYMQSDNMRQHLSRIQGPQGPPGPPGASVSVEDVASRVIAYIQRSGISGTSISQGAQGPPGLPGPPGPPGSITADYIISLLQREEVRRYVAGPPGPPGSPGISPTSFNAQEVANYAIRIMNEQGITGRPGPPGPPGPPGQAGATYNEITALIQRSGLGGGVGRPGPPGPQGIQGPPGPPGPSGGSSSGISGYRLEDIQLYLQKSGFRGPPGLPGPPGPQGPPGDTRGLVSYTGSSAREQIRAELQEYLNSDSMRRYIQSPPGPPGPPGQKGERGEPGLSYQNPRSQYRYGTEITEPVDYSNVAIKVTDYIKNQGLLQDLTEGYWRTQAGSIQGPAGPPGPPGPPGYSRVIGTYGNVTADLMDFFRTHGTIPGPPGRPGHKGDRGYPGPKGDKGERGSSGIPGLPGQRGPEGPRGEKGEKGDIQTGRWKRATGV, from the exons ATGGATGATTTAAGGCAACAAAGAGAGTATTCAGGAGGGAGTTCAGGAGACAGAG GTATCTCTGAAACAGTCTCTACCACCAGAATTACAGCTTTGCCTCCAC GAGGCTTCAGTGCATCCGCCAACAAGGGCTTGTTAAGCACCTCTGGGTCTCCTAGCCTGGAGAAGAACATTTTGACTCAAAACAACAGCAGTTCTTATTTCTCTTCCT CATCTGTGAGTGCGAGTGCAGGTGGGTTAGGCTCTGGATCAAGGGAATATCTGCTAGAGGAGTCATCTGTGAGTAAGGGCAAGAAGGCAGGTGGTGCTTCTGGAGTTTTTGAGAGTGTCTCTGGATCAGGATCAGGATCAGGACTGAGGGTGAGATCCAGCTCCACTGATGGCATGAGAAGAGCACAAGACTCCCCTTCGTTTCTGGAGAGGAAAAGCAAAATCACTCATTCACGTCGTTATGATG gAAGCTCAAGTGAAAGCTCATCCCCAGAGATGACAAGAAAAGACTATA GTTCAACTAGAGGAAGAAGTCAAAGCAGAG AGACGGAAATCAGGACCAGACTGCAAAGTGCATCTCCCTCTACTAGAT ggactgagctggatgatgtgAAGAAGCTGTTGAAGGGATCACGCTCCGCCAGCGTCAGCCCCACACGATCTCTCTCCTCCTCCCCTCTGCCGATACCTCGCAAGGCCACCACCTTAGACACCAAGATCTCCACCAAACAAG TCGAGCAATATGACACCACTCTTCTTGACGCTGACCTTGCCTCGTACACATGGAACACCTCCACACTGCCCTCTACCGTCTCCACTGGTGCTGCTTACGACTTCCACAGCAACACCAACAACATGTCAAATGGAGCTTCGCTTGTCAGCAGCACATCACCATCCTCCTTATCAG TGTATGGCTTCCACAACAATTTAGCTCCTGCTCCTGTTCCTGTTAGTGCAGTTCTAACTTCGAGTGGAGTTAACACACACTCAG GATACGGAGTGCAGAAGAATTATTCGACAAGTCCCAACAGCACTCTTGCCGTTAGCACAGGCGTCTCCACTGCAG gaTATGGAGTGCAGAAGAATTATTCCTCAAGCCCCAACTGCACTCTTGCTGTTAGCACAAGCGTATCCGCTGCAGGTGTTTGTTATAATCACTCAGTAAAGGATTTATAGTTACTGTAGTTCTCAAAAGACGTATCCA ATTTAGGACCTGGTACAAGGACCCTTAATGAGAATGTGTCAAAGAGATACCTGACGCGGGAGAAAGAGAACATTCCTTTGAAGAGAGAGACTGACGAATTAATCCTGACCAAAGACAGTGGCAAACAGTTTACCAACAGCGCCCCCAATGGGGCAGCAG GGTCATATTCAGATGTTTCATTGAAGAAGGAAACTATGATGACCAGCTATTCTGAAAGTTCTCCTGTGAAGTCTAGCTCTGGCGCACATT ATGGGGCAACATCAGTGTCAACAAAAGATAAAGCTACTCATGcag ATATTTATAAGGATGAGGATGACTGTAAGTGTGGAGGCGGGCTTTGTGGATGTGGGCCAAAGTGCTGTTCCTGGTGGAAGTGGCTGCTGGGTTTTTTGCTCAGCCTCCTGCTGCTCCTTGGCCTTCTGTTTGGACTCATTTCTTTAT CTGATGAGGTTAAGAAACTAAAGTCTCGTGTCAGCGCTCTTGAGGGAATACCCTCCTCCACGAATGCCCGCACAAGTCGCCTGTCTGTTTCTATTGATGACATTGACAGATATAAAGAAGCTGGAAGTAAAGCAGCATATGTTAATTCACTGGATTCTGCAGTTTATTCAGACAATTCTGTGCTGCAGAGAGATGTACAGCAAATACTGAAAGCAGAGATGCAGTCTGAAGCCATGAAAG CGTTCCTTGCTTCTTCAGTTAAAGCTGAAAGAGGACTTCCAGGGCCTAAAG GTGACACTGGATCTCCAGGAACGAGGG GAGACAATGGTTTTCCAGGGCTGCCAG GTCCACCAGGAATGCCAGGACATCCAGGACGGGAAGGACAAAAAGGGGATAAAGGGAGTGCAG GTGAACATGGTGCTGAAGGTCCACCAGGATTCAGGGGAAGAGATGGTCAACCTGGAGCCCGTGGAGAGCCAGGACCACCTGGAGCCGGAGAGAAGGGTGAAAGGG GTATTCCTGGATCTCCTGGTCAAGTTGGTCCACCTGGGCCTAAAG GTGCTAGTGGTTTACATG GTGAACAAGGCCCTCAAGGCTTCAGAGGTGAACCCGGTCTTGCCGGGCCTAAAG GTGATAGAGGAGCTCCAGGTCCACCTGGAAGTAAAG GTGATCATGGTGACAGAGGAGACAATGGATTGCCAG GTATTCCTGGTGCTGCAGGACGACAGGGACCGGCTGGTGAGAAAGGATCTAAAGGAGCAGCAG GGACTCATGGAGCTGATGGTGAAAAGGGCCAAAGAG gTGAGCCAGGCTCAATTGGTTTGCCAGGAATCAGAGGACCACCTGGGCCACCCGGTGATGCTGGGCAACCAG GAACTCCAGGGATTCAAGGACCTCCAG GTCTACCTGGCAATCCTGGTCAGCCTGGAGCTAAAG GTGAGACTGGTGAGGCTGGAAGAGTGATCAATGCAG CAGGTTCTAGCTCAGTGGCAATCCCAGGACCGCCTGGAATCCCTGGTCCTCCTGGCCCACCTGGACCTCCAGGAATATCAG GTCCCACTGGCCCTGCTGGACATCCTGGTCAGCCTG GTCTTAAAGGTAATAAGGGAGATCAAGGAGAACCGGGTATTGTTGTGAACACTGGTGAGACTTTGGTTGCAACGCGTTCAGAAA GACAGTATGGTGCTGCAAATGGTGCTGTTACTGGGCCACCTGGTCCTCCTGGTCCCCCAGGGCCTCCTGGACGTCCAG GAGATTCCAGAGCAGGTCCACCAGGCGAACCAGGCTCACCAG GATATGGTAGACCTGGTCCTAAAGGAGACAAGGGAGATCCAGGAAACTTTGTGCCTAATTCAG GAACATTTTTTGCGGGACCACCTGGGCCGCCAGGACCCACAGGGCCTAAAGGAGCGACAG GTGCCCAAGGTCCAAGAGGATATCAAG GGGAACCAGGTCAGCCTGGCCTTCCAGGGAGTCCTGGTAGAGTTA TGTCGGAGTATGGTGTCGGTCAAGGGCCACCTGGTCCTCCAGGGCCTCCTGGACCACCTGGACGAGAGGGTCGTAAAG GGGATCCTGGAGTACCAGGTTTAACATACCAAGGAGAGTCAAGAG TTGCAGTCGGGCCACAGGGGCGGCCTGGTCCTCCAGGACCTCCTGGTCCACCCGGTGCTCCCGGTCATTCCAGTGGATCTCATTCTGCCTCAGACTATCGTCATTACATCATGGAGTATATGCAAA GTGACAATATGAGGCAGCATTTGTCCAGAATTCAGGGGCCACAAGGTCCACCAGGTCCACCTGGGGCTTCAGTGTCTGTAGAGGACGTGGCATCTCGGGTCATCGCTTACATTCAGC GCTCTGGAATCAGTGGTACCAGTATTAGCCAAGGTGCTCAAGGTCCTCCAGGACTTCCTGGCCCTCCTGGCCCACCTGGAAGTATAACTGCTGACTACATAATTTCTCTTTTACAGA GAGAAGAAGTGAGGCGTTATGTggctggccctccaggaccaccAGGTTCACCGGGGATTAGTCCTACTAGCTTTAACGCACAGGAAGTGGCAAACTATGCCATCAGAATAATGAATG AGCAGGGGATTACAGGCAGACCTGGACCACCAGGCCCTCCTGGCCCACCTGGCCAGGCAGGTGCTACTTACAACGAAATAACTGCTCTGATTCAGA GGTCAGGGCTTGGGGGAGGCGTTGGACGTCCAGGGCCCCCTGGTCCTCAAGGGATACAGGGACCCCCTGGTCCACCTGGTCCCTCAGGAGGCAGCTCCTCTGGAATCTCGGGTTACAGACTGGAGGACATCCAGCTCTACCTGCAGA AGTCTGGTTTTAGGGGACCTCCTGGCCTTCCTGGCCCACCAGGACCCCAGGGTCCTCCAGGTGACACTAGGGGCCTTGTATCATATACAGGATCTTCTGCACGAGAACAGATCCGTGCTGAGCTGCAGGAGTACTTGAACA gCGACTCTATGAGGCGCTATATTCAGAGTCCCCCTGGGCCTCCCGGACCCCCTGGCCAGAAGGGTGAACGTGGTGAACCTGGACTCAGTTATCAGAATCCCAGAAGCCAGTACCGCTATGGCACTGAGATCACTGAACCAGTGGA